Proteins encoded within one genomic window of Thermoleophilaceae bacterium:
- a CDS encoding carboxymuconolactone decarboxylase family protein, whose translation MARLPYVTPESAPPGVRERLERAPDLNIFKLVAHAETAFAPWLRFGAVLLRDLALPARLRELAILRVAALTPGAQYEWVQHEPIATEAGATAAEIEAARTGAPLDGDAGLLLRFTEEVVREASPSDETFEAAAERFTPRELVELLLVIGQYMTLARVMATARIDLDAPTGLSPLVDGR comes from the coding sequence GTGGCGAGGCTGCCATACGTCACTCCCGAGTCGGCGCCGCCCGGGGTCCGTGAGCGGCTGGAGCGGGCGCCGGACCTCAACATCTTCAAGCTCGTCGCGCACGCCGAAACCGCGTTCGCGCCGTGGCTGCGGTTCGGTGCCGTTCTCCTGCGCGACCTTGCGCTCCCGGCGCGGCTGCGCGAGCTGGCGATCCTGCGGGTCGCGGCGCTCACGCCCGGCGCGCAATACGAGTGGGTTCAGCACGAGCCGATCGCGACCGAGGCCGGCGCGACAGCCGCCGAGATCGAGGCCGCGCGCACCGGCGCGCCGCTCGACGGCGACGCCGGCCTGCTGCTCCGCTTCACGGAGGAGGTCGTCCGCGAGGCATCGCCGTCCGACGAGACTTTCGAGGCCGCGGCGGAGCGCTTCACGCCGCGCGAGCTCGTGGAGCTGCTGCTGGTGATCGGGCAATACATGACGCTCGCACGCGTCATGGCGACCGCGCGGATCGATCTCGACGCGCCCACGGGTCTCTCGCCCCTGGTAGACGGTCGCTAG